In Micromonospora sp. WMMA1363, a genomic segment contains:
- a CDS encoding transposase family protein, with translation MTGLPTDRLADLIGRVREIVGDEWEKPPVGRPHVLPLATAVIAVLFGLRHNMPDEVLGEVFGCSQATITRYHQILQPILRWVTRPEVDQRLEQTRRDGVLVDGFVAPVGERESYHGLFSGKKHLSGQNVQVIANLDGRVADVGEPVNGARHDAAAFFISGIAERWASHLTDGPGMIGDGGYQGTGPITPHKKPPGGELTAQQKAYNYSVNRLRAAVERAISHLKNWKILKTGYHRIMTDFPDVLRTATALEIFRTAAPGF, from the coding sequence ATGACAGGACTCCCGACCGACCGGCTCGCTGACCTGATCGGCCGGGTTCGCGAGATCGTGGGCGATGAGTGGGAGAAGCCGCCGGTCGGGCGTCCGCACGTGTTGCCGCTGGCCACGGCGGTGATCGCGGTGCTGTTCGGACTCCGGCACAACATGCCCGACGAGGTCCTCGGCGAGGTGTTCGGCTGTTCGCAGGCCACGATCACCCGCTATCACCAGATCCTGCAGCCGATCCTGCGCTGGGTCACCCGTCCTGAGGTCGACCAGCGCCTGGAGCAGACCCGCCGTGACGGTGTGCTGGTTGACGGGTTCGTCGCCCCGGTCGGCGAACGCGAGTCCTACCACGGACTGTTCTCCGGCAAGAAACACCTGTCAGGGCAGAACGTGCAGGTCATCGCCAACCTCGATGGCCGCGTCGCCGACGTCGGCGAACCCGTCAACGGCGCCCGCCACGACGCGGCGGCGTTCTTCATCTCCGGCATCGCCGAACGCTGGGCCAGCCACCTCACCGACGGACCAGGCATGATCGGCGACGGCGGCTACCAGGGCACCGGCCCGATCACCCCGCACAAGAAACCACCCGGTGGGGAACTGACCGCCCAGCAAAAGGCGTACAACTACAGCGTCAACCGGCTCCGCGCCGCCGTCGAACGCGCCATCAGTCATCTGAAGAACTGGAAGATCCTCAAGACCGGCTACCACCGGATCATGACCGACTTCCCCGACGTGTTACGCACCGCCACCGCCCTGGAGATCTTCAGAACCGCCGCACCCGGGTTTTGA